Genomic window (Chthonomonas sp.):
CGAGCCCAACTCCATAAACGAGATGTTGTCGTAGTAAACGCCCGTGCCCTGATAGCTGGTCGCATTGCTCAAGAAGCCGAACTGCAGAATATTGCCCGTCCACGAACTTTGAATCGGAACATCAATGAAGTTGCCTTCCGACCAGTTGACGTTGCTGGCGCTGGTCGTCGTGATCGTGGGGAAGAAGTCGAGGCTGTAGCCGTTGTTGGGGTTGAGCACCTTGATGAACGCTTGCGTTACGGTGCTACCCGAAGGCCCAGACGTGAACGACGCCTTGTAATCGAAGGTGAACCGATAGGTCTTGCCGAGATCGCCAACACCAACGATTTGCTCTTGGAACACGTTGGCTTCAATGCGGTTGCCATTGGCGTGGTCGCCGTTGTTGTAGTCGCTGTAGCAGTTGATGTACTGCGATCCCTGGTTGGGGCCGCCTTCGCCACCAGCGATGGAGCAAAAACCAGCCGTCCCGTTGGGTGCCGGAAACGTGCCGTAACCATAAAGGTATCCGCCGCTCGGATTAAACACGTTGCCGAAAACCTTCCAGCCGTCGTCCGAGAGCGCGGAGGGGGAAGCAGCGTTAAGGCTGTCGAAGTTTTGAGTGTAGTTCGAAAGGTTAGCCGAGGCGCCCGTGGCCAGAGCCGCGCCAAACAAGAGGACAAGAGAGCGAGTTGTTTTCAGTTGCATTCAGATTAATCTCCGTTGATATTCCTCCGGGGTGGGTTGCCCACCCCGGTCTTGCGAGTCTTAGCGTCGACTCCGTTTGCGCAAGAGCGCAAAAGCTCCGAGGCCCATGGCGAGAATCCCGCTGGGCTCTGGTACGGCTCCGAACGAGATGTTGTCGTAGTACATCCCCGAACCTTGATACTGCGTGGCGTTGTTGATAAAGCCGAATTGCAGAATGTAGCCGTTCCAGTTGTTGTTGATGTTGATCGACAGAGTGTTGTTCTCCGACCAAACGCTGCCCGAGGCAGTCGTCGTGTTCAGCAGCGGAAACGCTTCCAGCGAGTAACCGTTAAACGGGTTGAGCACCTTGATGAACGCGCCCGTCGTTGTGCTACCGTTCGGTCCGAACATGGACGAGGCCTTGTAATCGAACTTGAACGTATACGTTTGAGCGAGGTCTGCCGAGCCGATTACCTGTTCTTGGAAGATATTGGCTTCGATGCGGTTGCCATTGGCGTGGTCGCCGTTGTTGTAGTCGCTGTACGTGTTGATGTACTGCGAACCCTGGTTCGCTCCACCTTCGCCGCCGGCGATGGCCGAAAAGCCCGCGCCGCCATTGGGGGCGGGGAACACGCCATAACCGTAAAGGTAGCCGCCGCTCGGATTGAACACGTTGGCAAAAATCTTCCAGCCGTCACCCGAGAGGGCCGTGGGGCTTGCCGCGTTGAGCGATTCGAAGTTCTGTGAGTACGACGAGAGTCCGGCATGTGCTGTACCAGCAACTGCAGCCGTGAGGATAAGGGACCAAGCCTTATTCAGTTTCATGTTTTTATTCTCCTTTGAATGGTTCGAAACGCTTCGCGAAACGTTTCGCAAGTTCTTTATACTTGAACTTTTGGCGATGTCCAAGTTCAACTTGAAAATCTCCAATAAACCTCGCAAGATTACGGGCATCACGAAAGGGTGCCTCCGATCTTAGCGAATTTCGGCAGCTCCGATGGAGCGGCCAAACCGTTGCGGGCGATGACGTCCCGATACCAGTACGCCGAATCTTTCGGCGTGCGCTTTTGAGTTTCGAAATCCACGTGGACGAGGCCGAATCGGTGTCGGTAGCCCTCGGCCCACTCGAAGTTGTCGAGCAGCGACCAGTGGAAGTAGCCTTCAATGCCTAGCCCCTCGCGCTCGGCGCGGTGAAGCTGGCGCAGGTGGCGCGAGAGATAGTCAATGCGCTGCGGGTCGTGGACGCTGCCATCCTCCGACACCCAGTCGCGACAACTGAGTCCGTTCTCCGCGATCATCATGGGCAGACCATAGCGTTCGTGGTGGAATCGCACTGACCAATACAGCCCTTCTGGCGCGACCGGCCAATCGAAGGCGCTCGCCGGGTGACCCGCGGGCCACGGCACCACCTCCACACCGCCATCCTCTCCGCGCCGAACGCGCGGCGCTGAATAGTAGTTGAGGCCGAGCATGTCAATCGGCTGGCTGATGAGGTCCAGGTCTTCATCGGTGACTTCCGGGCCGTGGTCGGTGAGCACGCGAACGCATTCCTCGGGCCATTCGCCCAGAACGACCGGGTCGAGATAGAGGCGGGAATACCAGAACTGGCGGTCCTTGGTCGGCACGCCGAACGTAAACTCGCGCGCCGCCTCGATGTTCTCGGGCGACTCGTCGAACGGGATCGCGATGTGGCTAATCGGCACGTACCCCACGCGAATCGGCTTGCGCGACACGTTGCGGAGCACCTGCGTGGCGCGACCATGCGCCATCATGGCGTGCTTGGTCGCGAGGAAAAATTCGGGCCAGTCCAGCTTCAAACCGGGCGCGTGCGTGCCCACGACGTGGCCGAGCCCAAGGAAGCAGGGCGGCTCGTTGAGCGTCCACCAATTGTCCACGCGATCGGCGTAGCGACTGGCCACCACCTGCGTGTATTCGCCAAACCACTCGACCGAATCGGGGTTCAGCCAGCCGCCTTCGCGGAACAGCTCGTGCGGGTAATCCCAGTGGAACAGCGTTGGGTAGGGCGTGATACCTTTTTCCAGCAGCGAGTCGATCAGGCGATCATAAAATTCAAACCCATGCGGATTCAGCGCGCCTCGGCCGCCGGGAATGAGGCGCGACCAAGAGAACGAAAACCGATAGGCTTGAATGCCAAGGTCGGCCATAATCGCGAGGTCTTCCGGATAACGATTGTAGTGGTCGCACGCCACGTTCCCGGTGTCGCCATTGGCTACCGCGCCGGGTCGTTGGCAGAACGTATCCCACACCGAAAGTCCGCGCCCCTCACTCATCGCCGCGCCCTCCACTTGATAAGCGGCAGTTGCGGTCCCCCACACAAAGTCACGTTGAAAGTTCATGTTCGTTGTTGTTTCCTTTTACTTAAATCCAGTGAGGGCTAAACCCTTCACAAAATAGCGTTGTCCGGCGAGAAAAATGAGGATCAGCGGAATGGTCACGAGCACGCTCCCCGCCATGAGCAAATGCCATTGCTCGGCGCGCAACGAGTTGTAGGTTGCCAGGCCAAGTTCGAGTGTCTGCTTGTCGGGGTCGTTTAAGTAGATAAGCGGCCCCATAAAGTCGCGCCAATTGTAGATGAAGCAGAAGATGCCGACGGTGGCGAGCGCGCTGGAAGACAGCGGCAATATGATGCGCGCATAGATCGTCCAGTGGCTGGCGCCCTCCATCTTGGCGGCCTCGTCGAGCTCCTTGGGGATGCCCATAAAGAACTGGCGCAACAAGAAGATGTTGAACGCGCCACCCCCGAAAAATGCGGGCACGGTCAGCGGCAGGATTGTGTTCACCCAGCGCAATTCTTTAAACAAGTAGTAGGTGGGAATCGTGGTGACGATTGCCGGCAACATCATCGTGCTCAGCAACACCACAAAGAGGCGGTCCCGTCCCGCAAACTTCATTTTCGCAAACGCGTAAGCGACGAGGCTGGCACTGAGAATAACTCCGAAAGTCGCGACCGTCGCGATGATCACCGTGTTCGAGAAAAGCTTAGCGAACTTGACGTTGGGATTCGAGAGAACTTCGTGGTAGTTCGCCCACGTCACCTGTTGCGGCCAACTCCAGGCAGGCGTGGTGGCAAGTTCTTGCGGCGTCTTCAGACTCATCGCCAGCGAAACATAGAAGGGAAGTAAGAAAATCAAACTCCCAACGATGAGCAGGATGGTTACCAACCACTTGCCGCGGTACATCTTCATGCCGCACCCTCGTAATAAACATAGCGGTTAAGCTTCCACTGCACCTTGGTGATCAGGAAGACAACGGCAAACAGAAGCCATGCGAGCGCCGACGCGTAACCCATGCGCAAGTTACCGAACGAGTTATCGTAAAGGTGCAACATGTAAAAGCGTGTCGCGTCATTCGGTCCGCCTTGGGTCATCGCGAACGCCTGAGTAAAGGCTTGGAAAGCGCCGATTACACCCGTGATCAGCGAGAAGAAAAGCGCCGGCGAGACCATCGGGAACGTGACCACGCGGAACCGCGACAACGGTCCGGCCCCGTCGAGGGTCGCCGCTTCGTAGTACACCTCGGGGATCGCTTGCAGCCCGGCCAGCAGGATGACCATGCTGCCACCGACGCCCCAAAGGCTCATGATGATGAGGCTCGAAAGCGCGAGTTTCTCGTCGCCGAGCCAGTTAGGAAGTTGGCCGTTCGTGTTGAGGACCGAGAGCAAACCGAGCGGATCGCGGCTGCCATCAGCGCCAAACAAAACCGTGTTGAGCAAGCCGCCTTCGGGCTGAAACACCTTGCGCCAAATGAGCGCGGAAGCCACCGCGCTCGCGAGTGACGGTAGATAGAAGAACGTCCGGTACAGCGGCATGCCCTTCACCCGGACGTTCAGCAGTAGCGCCAGCATGAGAGCAAACGCCAGCCCCAACGGAACTGACGCAACCGTGAAAATTGTCGTTACCTTCACCGATTGCCAAAAGCGAGAATCGTGCAGGAATGCCTCTTGGAAGTTGCCCACACCGCGCCATTCGGCGGGACGGATAATATCCCAATTCGTGAAGCTCATGAGGAGCGAAAAGATCATGGGCCCGACGGCAAACAGGAGCGTGCCGATGATCCACGGCGACAAGAACCAGAAGCTCACTCGTCCTTCCGCGCGCTCGGCTTGAGTGCG
Coding sequences:
- a CDS encoding PEP-CTERM sorting domain-containing protein, encoding MKLNKAWSLILTAAVAGTAHAGLSSYSQNFESLNAASPTALSGDGWKIFANVFNPSGGYLYGYGVFPAPNGGAGFSAIAGGEGGANQGSQYINTYSDYNNGDHANGNRIEANIFQEQVIGSADLAQTYTFKFDYKASSMFGPNGSTTTGAFIKVLNPFNGYSLEAFPLLNTTTASGSVWSENNTLSININNNWNGYILQFGFINNATQYQGSGMYYDNISFGAVPEPSGILAMGLGAFALLRKRSRR
- a CDS encoding beta-glucosidase, whose translation is MNFQRDFVWGTATAAYQVEGAAMSEGRGLSVWDTFCQRPGAVANGDTGNVACDHYNRYPEDLAIMADLGIQAYRFSFSWSRLIPGGRGALNPHGFEFYDRLIDSLLEKGITPYPTLFHWDYPHELFREGGWLNPDSVEWFGEYTQVVASRYADRVDNWWTLNEPPCFLGLGHVVGTHAPGLKLDWPEFFLATKHAMMAHGRATQVLRNVSRKPIRVGYVPISHIAIPFDESPENIEAAREFTFGVPTKDRQFWYSRLYLDPVVLGEWPEECVRVLTDHGPEVTDEDLDLISQPIDMLGLNYYSAPRVRRGEDGGVEVVPWPAGHPASAFDWPVAPEGLYWSVRFHHERYGLPMMIAENGLSCRDWVSEDGSVHDPQRIDYLSRHLRQLHRAEREGLGIEGYFHWSLLDNFEWAEGYRHRFGLVHVDFETQKRTPKDSAYWYRDVIARNGLAAPSELPKFAKIGGTLS
- a CDS encoding carbohydrate ABC transporter permease; translation: MKMYRGKWLVTILLIVGSLIFLLPFYVSLAMSLKTPQELATTPAWSWPQQVTWANYHEVLSNPNVKFAKLFSNTVIIATVATFGVILSASLVAYAFAKMKFAGRDRLFVVLLSTMMLPAIVTTIPTYYLFKELRWVNTILPLTVPAFFGGGAFNIFLLRQFFMGIPKELDEAAKMEGASHWTIYARIILPLSSSALATVGIFCFIYNWRDFMGPLIYLNDPDKQTLELGLATYNSLRAEQWHLLMAGSVLVTIPLILIFLAGQRYFVKGLALTGFK